One Citrobacter amalonaticus genomic window carries:
- a CDS encoding nitrate reductase subunit alpha codes for MSKLLDRFRYFKQKGDTFADGHGQVMHTNRDWEDSYRQRWQFDKIVRSTHGVNCTGSCSWKIYVKNGLVTWETQQTDYPRTRPDLPNHEPRGCPRGASYSWYLYSANRLKYPLVRKRLIELWRDALSIHADPVLAWESIMNDPLKCQSYKQVRGHGGFIRSNWKELNQLIAAANVWTVKTYGPDRVAGFSPIPAMSMVSYAAGTRYLSLLGGTCLSFYDWYCDLPPASPMTWGEQTDVPESADWYNSSYIIAWGSNVPQTRTPDAHFFTEVRYKGTKTVAITPDFSEVAKLSDQWLAPKQGTDSALAMAMGHVILKEFHLDNPSDYFLNYCRRYTDMPMLVLLDAREDGSYVPGRMMRASDLVDGLGESNNPEWKTVACNSAGELVVPNGSIGFRWGEKGKWNLESLAAETETELTLSLLGQHDEVLGVAFPYFGGNENPHFRSVKQEPVLVRQLPVKQLTLADGSRCPVVSVYDLVLANYGLDRGLDDAYGAKDYSEVKAYTPAWAEQITGVPRFQIETIAREFADTAHKTHGRSMIILGAGVNHWYHMDMNYRGMINILVFCGCVGQSGGGWAHYVGQEKLRPQTGWLPLAFALDWNRPPRQMNSTSFFYNHASQWRYEKLTAQELLSPLADASKFTGHLIDFNVRAERMGWLPSAPQLNLNPLTVKASAEKAGLSPAEYTIQALKSGDIRFACEQPDSGKNHPRNLFVWRSNLLGSSGKGHEYMLKYLLGTESGIQGEALGSSEGIKPEEVEWQSAAIEGKLDLLVTLDFRMSSTCLFSDIVLPTATWYEKDDMNTSDMHPFIHPLSAAVDPAWESKSDWEIYKGIARVFSEVCVGHLGQETDVVLQPLQHDSPAELSQPFDIQDWRKGECDLIPGKTAPNIAVVERDYPATYERFTSLGPLMDKLGNGGKGISWNTQTEVDFLGKLNYTKREGPAKGRPLIETALDASEVILALAPETNGQVAVKAWEALGAMTGREHTHLALNKEDEKIRFRDIQAQPRKIISSPTWSGLESEHVSYNAGYTNVHELIPWRTLSGRQQLYQDHQWMRAFGESLVAYRPPIDTRSVSEMREIPPNGFPEKALNFLTPHQKWGIHSTYSENLLMLTLSRGGPIVWISETDAKELGIEDNDWIEAFNANGALTARAVVSQRVPPGMTMMYHAQERIMNIPGSEVTGMRGGIHNSVTRVCPKPTHMIGGYAQLAYGFNYYGTVGSNRDEFIMIRKMKNIDWLDDEGRDQVQEAKK; via the coding sequence ATGAGTAAACTGTTGGATCGCTTCCGTTACTTTAAACAAAAGGGTGACACCTTTGCTGACGGTCACGGCCAGGTGATGCATACCAACCGGGACTGGGAAGACAGCTACCGTCAGCGCTGGCAGTTTGACAAGATTGTCCGTTCCACCCACGGGGTGAACTGTACCGGCTCCTGTAGCTGGAAAATCTACGTCAAAAATGGTCTGGTGACCTGGGAAACCCAGCAGACCGATTATCCGCGGACACGTCCGGATCTGCCTAACCATGAACCGCGCGGCTGCCCGCGTGGCGCCAGCTACTCCTGGTATCTGTACAGCGCCAACCGCCTGAAATACCCGCTGGTACGTAAGCGTCTGATCGAACTGTGGCGCGACGCGCTGTCCATCCATGCCGATCCGGTGCTGGCGTGGGAGTCGATCATGAACGACCCGCTAAAGTGCCAGAGCTACAAACAGGTACGTGGGCACGGTGGATTCATCCGCTCCAACTGGAAAGAGCTTAACCAGTTAATCGCCGCCGCCAACGTCTGGACAGTGAAAACCTATGGGCCGGACCGCGTTGCCGGCTTCTCGCCGATCCCGGCAATGTCGATGGTCTCCTATGCCGCAGGTACCCGTTATCTTTCCCTGCTCGGCGGTACCTGTCTGAGTTTTTACGACTGGTACTGCGACTTACCGCCCGCGTCACCGATGACCTGGGGCGAACAGACTGATGTGCCGGAATCGGCCGACTGGTACAACTCCAGCTATATCATCGCCTGGGGCTCCAACGTGCCGCAAACGCGGACGCCGGATGCGCACTTCTTTACCGAAGTCCGTTACAAAGGCACCAAAACGGTCGCCATTACCCCTGACTTCTCTGAAGTCGCCAAGCTAAGCGATCAGTGGCTGGCGCCAAAACAAGGCACCGACAGCGCGCTGGCGATGGCAATGGGCCATGTGATCTTAAAAGAGTTCCACCTCGACAATCCCAGCGACTACTTCCTTAACTATTGCCGTCGCTATACCGATATGCCGATGCTGGTATTGCTGGATGCCCGCGAGGACGGCAGCTATGTGCCAGGACGAATGATGCGTGCCTCGGATCTGGTTGATGGTCTGGGTGAAAGTAACAATCCGGAGTGGAAAACCGTCGCCTGCAACAGCGCCGGTGAACTGGTGGTGCCTAACGGCTCGATCGGTTTCCGCTGGGGCGAAAAAGGCAAATGGAACCTTGAGTCGCTGGCGGCGGAAACGGAAACCGAGCTGACGCTGTCATTGCTCGGTCAACACGATGAGGTGCTGGGCGTCGCCTTCCCCTATTTTGGCGGCAACGAAAACCCGCATTTTCGCAGCGTGAAGCAGGAGCCGGTGCTGGTGCGCCAACTGCCGGTGAAGCAACTGACGCTTGCCGATGGCAGCCGTTGTCCGGTGGTCAGCGTCTACGATCTGGTGCTGGCAAACTACGGCCTCGATCGCGGTCTGGATGACGCGTACGGTGCGAAGGACTATTCCGAGGTCAAAGCCTACACCCCGGCTTGGGCGGAACAGATCACCGGCGTGCCGCGTTTCCAGATTGAAACCATCGCCCGTGAGTTCGCCGATACCGCGCATAAAACTCACGGACGTTCGATGATTATCCTTGGTGCCGGTGTCAACCACTGGTATCACATGGATATGAATTACCGGGGAATGATCAACATCCTCGTGTTCTGCGGCTGTGTCGGACAGAGCGGCGGCGGCTGGGCGCACTATGTCGGCCAGGAAAAACTGCGTCCGCAAACCGGCTGGCTGCCGCTGGCTTTTGCGCTGGACTGGAACCGTCCGCCACGCCAGATGAACAGCACCTCGTTTTTCTACAATCACGCCAGCCAGTGGCGTTATGAAAAACTAACCGCCCAGGAACTGCTCTCGCCGCTAGCGGATGCTTCGAAATTCACCGGCCATCTGATCGATTTCAACGTGCGTGCCGAGCGCATGGGCTGGCTGCCTTCTGCGCCGCAGCTCAACCTCAACCCGCTGACGGTGAAAGCCAGCGCCGAAAAGGCCGGATTATCGCCTGCGGAGTACACCATTCAGGCGTTGAAATCCGGCGATATTCGTTTTGCCTGCGAACAGCCCGACAGCGGTAAGAACCATCCGCGTAACCTGTTTGTCTGGCGCTCTAACCTCCTTGGTTCTTCCGGTAAAGGCCATGAGTACATGCTCAAATATTTACTGGGAACAGAGAGCGGCATTCAGGGGGAAGCGCTGGGTTCCAGTGAAGGCATTAAACCGGAAGAGGTGGAATGGCAGTCAGCGGCGATCGAAGGCAAGCTCGACCTGCTGGTGACGCTCGACTTCCGTATGTCGAGTACCTGTCTGTTCTCCGACATTGTTCTTCCCACTGCCACCTGGTATGAAAAAGACGACATGAATACTTCGGATATGCATCCGTTTATTCACCCGCTGTCTGCGGCGGTGGATCCGGCGTGGGAATCAAAAAGCGACTGGGAAATCTACAAAGGCATCGCCAGGGTGTTCTCTGAGGTCTGTGTCGGCCATCTGGGACAAGAAACCGACGTGGTGCTGCAACCGCTGCAGCACGATTCACCGGCAGAACTTTCGCAGCCGTTCGACATTCAGGACTGGCGTAAAGGGGAATGCGATTTAATCCCCGGTAAAACCGCGCCGAACATCGCCGTGGTGGAACGCGATTATCCCGCGACGTACGAGCGTTTTACCTCGCTCGGACCGTTGATGGACAAGTTGGGTAACGGCGGTAAAGGGATCTCGTGGAACACCCAGACGGAGGTCGATTTCCTCGGCAAGCTCAACTACACCAAGCGCGAAGGCCCGGCGAAAGGCCGTCCGCTGATTGAAACTGCACTGGACGCGTCGGAAGTGATCCTCGCCCTCGCCCCGGAAACCAACGGTCAGGTCGCCGTGAAAGCGTGGGAAGCGCTCGGCGCGATGACTGGTCGTGAACATACGCATCTGGCGCTCAACAAAGAAGACGAGAAGATTCGCTTCCGCGATATCCAGGCGCAGCCGCGCAAAATCATCTCCAGCCCGACCTGGTCCGGTCTGGAAAGCGAGCATGTCTCCTATAACGCGGGCTATACCAACGTCCATGAGCTGATCCCGTGGCGCACGCTCTCTGGTCGTCAACAGCTGTATCAGGACCATCAATGGATGCGGGCGTTCGGCGAAAGCCTCGTGGCTTATCGTCCGCCGATTGATACCCGTAGCGTCAGCGAAATGCGGGAAATTCCGCCTAACGGTTTCCCGGAAAAAGCACTGAACTTCCTGACGCCGCACCAGAAATGGGGCATTCACTCCACCTACAGCGAAAACCTGCTGATGCTCACGCTGTCGCGCGGCGGGCCGATTGTCTGGATCAGTGAAACGGATGCCAAAGAGCTGGGCATTGAGGATAACGACTGGATCGAAGCCTTCAACGCCAACGGCGCCCTCACCGCCCGTGCGGTGGTGAGTCAACGCGTGCCGCCCGGCATGACGATGATGTACCACGCGCAGGAACGCATCATGAATATCCCCGGTTCGGAAGTCACCGGGATGCGCGGCGGGATCCACAACTCCGTCACCCGCGTGTGCCCGAAACCGACCCACATGATTGGCGGCTATGCGCAGCTTGCTTACGGCTTTAACTATTACGGTACCGTCGGCTCCAACCGCGACGAGTTCATCATGATTAGAAAAATGAAAAACATTGACTGGCTGGATGATGAAGGTCGGGATCAGGTACAGGAGGCGAAAAAATGA
- a CDS encoding PhzF family isomerase encodes MKPQVYHVDAFTRTPFRGNSAGVVLNADGLSETQMQLIARELRHSETAFLLQSDDSDVRIRYFTPTVEVPICGHATVAAHYVRATVLGLGNTTVWQTSLAGRHRVEIHHDGDDYRISLEQGTPSFEAPLEGDIRAAILRALYLNESDMLPGLPIQVASTGHSKVMIPLKSVVDIDALAPDLDALCTISKQIGCNGFFPFQIRPGKNETDGRMFSPAIGIVEDPVTGNANGPMGAWLVHHGLLEHDGKLLQVKGHQGRALGRDGTVEIDVTIQDNQPEKVTITGNAVILFHAQWAIDF; translated from the coding sequence ATGAAACCACAGGTTTACCACGTTGATGCTTTTACCAGAACCCCCTTTCGCGGCAACTCTGCAGGTGTCGTTCTGAATGCTGATGGCCTCAGCGAAACACAGATGCAGCTAATTGCCCGCGAATTACGTCACTCCGAAACCGCATTCCTGCTGCAAAGCGATGACAGCGATGTCCGTATTCGCTACTTTACGCCGACGGTAGAAGTGCCAATCTGCGGGCACGCTACCGTTGCGGCGCATTATGTTCGCGCCACGGTGCTGGGACTGGGCAATACCACCGTCTGGCAAACCTCGCTGGCGGGTCGTCACCGGGTCGAGATCCATCATGATGGTGACGATTATCGTATCTCGCTGGAACAAGGCACGCCCAGCTTTGAAGCGCCGCTCGAAGGTGACATCCGTGCAGCTATTCTTCGTGCGCTGTACCTGAACGAAAGCGATATGTTACCGGGCTTGCCGATTCAGGTGGCGTCGACCGGGCATTCTAAAGTGATGATTCCGCTTAAGTCTGTAGTCGATATCGATGCCCTTGCTCCCGATCTTGATGCCCTTTGCACCATCAGCAAACAGATTGGCTGCAATGGCTTTTTCCCATTCCAGATCCGTCCGGGCAAAAATGAAACTGATGGGCGCATGTTCTCACCGGCAATTGGTATTGTGGAAGATCCGGTGACCGGCAATGCCAACGGCCCGATGGGTGCCTGGCTGGTGCATCACGGTTTACTGGAACACGACGGGAAATTGCTGCAGGTGAAAGGACATCAGGGACGGGCATTAGGTCGCGATGGCACCGTTGAAATTGACGTGACGATTCAGGATAACCAGCCGGAAAAAGTCACCATCACGGGTAACGCGGTCATTTTGTTTCACGCGCAATGGGCGATAGATTTTTAA
- the narH gene encoding nitrate reductase subunit beta — protein MKIRSQVGMVLNLDKCIGCHTCSVTCKNVWTGREGMEYAWFNNVETKPGIGYPKNWEDQEEWQGGWVRDVNGKIRPRLGGKMGVITKIFANPVIPQIDDYYEPFTYDYQHLHSAPEGKHQPTARPRSLIDGKRMDKIIWGPNWEELLGGEFEKRARDRNFDKIQKEMYGQFENTFMMYLPRLCEHCLNPSCVATCPSGAIYKREEDGIVLIDQDKCRGWRLCISGCPYKKIYFNWKSGKSEKCIFCYPRIESGQPTVCSETCVGRIRYLGVLLYDADRIEEAASTEHETDLYERQCDVFLNPHDPAVIEEALKQGIPQNVIDAAQRSPVYKMAMDWKLALPLHPEYRTLPMVWYVPPLSPIQSYADAGGLPKSDGVLPAIESLRIPVQYLANMLSAGDTGPVLRALKRMMAMRHYMRSQTVEGVTDTRAVDEVGLTVEQIEEMYRYLAIANYEDRFVIPTSHREMARDAFPERNGCGFSFGDGCHGSDTKFNLFNSSRIDAINITEVRDKAEGE, from the coding sequence ATGAAGATACGCTCACAGGTTGGCATGGTACTGAACCTCGATAAATGCATTGGCTGCCACACCTGCTCCGTCACCTGTAAAAACGTCTGGACCGGACGTGAAGGGATGGAGTACGCGTGGTTTAACAACGTCGAGACGAAACCCGGCATCGGTTATCCAAAAAACTGGGAAGACCAGGAGGAATGGCAAGGCGGCTGGGTTCGTGACGTTAACGGTAAAATCCGACCGCGTCTGGGCGGCAAAATGGGTGTTATCACCAAAATCTTCGCTAACCCGGTCATTCCGCAAATCGATGATTACTACGAGCCGTTCACCTACGACTATCAGCATCTGCACAGCGCGCCAGAAGGCAAACATCAACCTACCGCCCGTCCCCGTTCGCTGATTGACGGCAAGCGGATGGATAAAATCATCTGGGGGCCGAACTGGGAAGAGCTGCTTGGCGGCGAATTCGAAAAGCGCGCGCGAGACCGTAACTTCGACAAGATCCAGAAGGAGATGTACGGCCAGTTTGAAAACACCTTCATGATGTATCTGCCGCGCCTGTGCGAACACTGCCTGAACCCAAGCTGTGTCGCCACCTGCCCGAGCGGCGCCATCTATAAGCGTGAAGAAGACGGCATTGTGCTGATCGATCAGGATAAATGCCGCGGCTGGCGTCTGTGCATCAGCGGCTGTCCGTACAAAAAAATCTACTTCAACTGGAAAAGCGGCAAATCCGAAAAATGCATTTTCTGTTATCCGCGTATTGAATCTGGTCAGCCGACCGTCTGTTCCGAAACCTGCGTCGGGCGCATCCGCTATCTCGGCGTGCTGCTCTACGATGCGGACCGTATTGAAGAAGCGGCCAGCACCGAGCATGAAACCGATCTGTATGAGCGTCAGTGCGACGTGTTTCTGAATCCGCATGACCCGGCGGTGATTGAAGAAGCGCTGAAACAGGGCATTCCACAGAACGTGATCGACGCGGCGCAGCGTTCGCCGGTCTACAAAATGGCGATGGACTGGAAGCTGGCGCTGCCGCTGCATCCGGAATACCGCACTCTGCCTATGGTCTGGTATGTACCGCCGCTGTCGCCGATTCAGTCTTACGCCGATGCGGGCGGACTGCCGAAAAGCGACGGCGTGCTGCCGGCAATCGAAAGCCTGCGTATCCCGGTGCAGTACCTCGCCAATATGCTGAGCGCTGGCGACACCGGCCCGGTGCTGCGCGCGCTGAAACGCATGATGGCGATGCGTCATTATATGCGCTCGCAGACCGTGGAAGGCGTCACCGATACCCGCGCGGTTGACGAAGTCGGGCTGACCGTAGAACAGATTGAAGAGATGTATCGCTACCTGGCGATTGCCAACTACGAAGACCGTTTTGTCATTCCGACCAGCCACCGCGAAATGGCGCGTGACGCCTTCCCTGAGCGCAACGGTTGCGGCTTCTCTTTCGGCGACGGGTGCCACGGTTCCGATACCAAATTCAACCTGTTCAACAGTAGCCGCATTGACGCTATCAACATCACCGAAGTACGTGATAAGGCGGAGGGGGAATAA
- a CDS encoding autotransporter outer membrane beta-barrel domain-containing protein, which translates to MNIRPTSPGLKPKKIAMALSILLATTPLSAFAAPTAYKIDGNTPSSERTVNIKAGDEVSRIDINVADGLVNFADNITMNSAGVINTIGSPIIQFAYLTAGELNLGNHFTLNFSPATGDNVQSTNGIALYGTGKLNVENFTFNNTNDFYEADALYVGENAQANLKGLTTIRGGGISAGSNGTLNADDIDIAFSRPGMSTNDSTDTGMALWGGKVKISGDATINIVSPTFYLEGIRTYTDLEIAGHTDIQLTSNSTDPYADVTAILIFDPISSSGLTGKRIFNDVNIKTSSTTVDGYSDGVLYLGGRGDTELTINRINIDASGNDIVRGIYLWDDNQTGKAKVRIGDATIKLSGNDKATLWGFFSANVTNGDNPVDWDADTIVGNINITSEGGNNAYMLYQADALFTGDVILGDMNAYESVAGTLYSIYGRWGSTDITNNNKLVAYGKMLVKGNHAINIVSGDNSYIYGDTAITEQGTINLALNGSNSRWDMVGDSTLTTLTLKDSTLNFLPGDVQPRKLTRGAATFKTLTVNGDYHGDNGNLVMNTQLGDDNSPTDRLIVNGNTSGTTNVKVVNAGGAGNYTVNGIELISVAGTSDGEFKQDGRIVAGAYDYTLQRGDGQNAKNWYLSNELPGAVPAKPDPNDPSDPVLPREHAVRPEAGLYGMNLQAANTLFNTRLQDRLGETHYVDALTGEDAVTSMWLRNVGGHTRQKDSSGQLDMQANRYVMQLGGDLAQWFSDNADRYHLGLMAGYANQKARAENQRNGNRADSRVSGYSVGLYGTWLQDNATHEGAYVDTWAQYSWFDNTVSGRGVESEEYDSKGFTASVESGYTWKLAELSERNALYIQPKAQVTWMGVKADEHKEVNGTRVEGNGDGNIQTRVGVRLFGKGHNKLDDGKGRTFQPFVEANWIHNTKDFGVAMNGENVNLKGTRNIGELKAGVEGQLTKNVALWGNIGQQIGDKGYSDTSAMVGIKASF; encoded by the coding sequence ATGAATATTCGACCAACATCACCCGGATTAAAACCCAAAAAAATCGCAATGGCGTTAAGTATTTTGTTAGCGACAACGCCACTTTCAGCCTTTGCCGCCCCGACTGCATATAAAATCGACGGTAATACCCCCTCAAGCGAGCGTACGGTAAACATCAAAGCCGGCGATGAGGTTTCAAGAATCGATATCAACGTTGCCGACGGTCTCGTCAATTTTGCTGACAACATCACGATGAACAGTGCTGGCGTCATTAACACAATTGGCTCACCTATCATCCAGTTCGCTTATCTGACCGCAGGTGAGTTGAACCTCGGTAACCACTTTACCCTCAATTTCAGTCCCGCCACCGGTGATAACGTTCAGTCCACAAACGGCATTGCGCTTTACGGCACAGGTAAGTTAAATGTTGAGAATTTTACATTTAATAATACTAACGACTTTTATGAAGCTGATGCCTTATATGTCGGCGAGAATGCGCAAGCCAATCTGAAAGGTTTAACGACTATTCGTGGGGGCGGTATCAGTGCGGGATCTAACGGTACGTTAAACGCTGACGATATCGATATCGCCTTTTCTCGCCCGGGTATGAGTACTAACGACTCAACTGATACCGGTATGGCATTGTGGGGTGGAAAAGTAAAAATCTCGGGTGACGCTACCATTAATATCGTCTCCCCCACCTTTTACCTGGAAGGGATTCGGACGTATACCGATCTCGAAATTGCCGGTCACACGGATATTCAACTGACCAGCAATTCAACCGACCCCTATGCGGATGTCACCGCTATTCTCATTTTTGATCCCATAAGCAGTTCTGGTCTAACAGGAAAGCGCATCTTTAATGATGTAAACATCAAGACGTCGAGCACCACTGTCGATGGTTATTCTGATGGCGTCTTATACCTGGGTGGCCGGGGTGATACCGAACTCACCATTAACAGAATTAATATCGATGCGTCGGGTAACGATATCGTCCGCGGTATCTATTTATGGGACGATAATCAAACGGGTAAGGCAAAGGTTCGGATTGGCGATGCGACCATTAAATTATCAGGCAATGATAAGGCGACGTTGTGGGGTTTCTTCAGTGCGAACGTCACGAATGGTGACAATCCTGTCGACTGGGACGCTGATACCATTGTAGGTAATATCAACATTACCTCCGAAGGCGGTAATAATGCCTACATGTTATATCAGGCCGATGCTCTCTTTACCGGCGATGTCATTTTAGGTGATATGAATGCCTATGAGTCGGTTGCCGGAACGCTCTACTCCATCTATGGTCGCTGGGGTTCAACGGATATTACCAACAACAACAAACTGGTTGCCTACGGGAAAATGTTGGTTAAGGGCAATCACGCCATCAATATTGTTTCCGGCGACAACTCCTATATTTACGGTGATACGGCTATTACAGAGCAAGGTACCATCAACCTGGCGCTGAACGGCAGCAACAGCCGCTGGGATATGGTTGGCGATTCCACCCTGACAACATTGACGTTGAAAGATTCAACGTTGAACTTCTTGCCGGGCGACGTACAGCCTCGCAAGTTGACTCGTGGCGCGGCGACGTTCAAAACTCTGACGGTGAACGGCGATTACCATGGTGACAACGGTAATCTCGTGATGAACACACAACTGGGCGACGACAACTCCCCGACCGATCGCCTGATCGTCAACGGTAATACCTCCGGTACGACCAATGTGAAGGTCGTTAACGCAGGTGGCGCGGGTAACTACACCGTCAACGGTATTGAACTGATCAGCGTGGCAGGCACGTCCGACGGCGAGTTCAAACAGGATGGTCGTATCGTGGCCGGTGCCTACGACTACACCCTGCAACGCGGTGACGGTCAGAATGCGAAAAACTGGTATCTGAGTAATGAATTGCCTGGTGCTGTACCTGCTAAGCCGGATCCCAATGATCCCTCCGACCCGGTACTCCCGCGTGAACACGCAGTGCGTCCGGAAGCAGGCCTGTATGGCATGAACCTGCAGGCGGCGAACACGCTGTTCAATACCCGTTTGCAGGATCGTCTCGGTGAAACGCACTACGTTGACGCGCTGACCGGCGAAGACGCCGTCACCAGTATGTGGCTGCGTAATGTGGGCGGTCATACCCGTCAGAAAGACAGCAGCGGTCAACTGGATATGCAGGCCAACCGCTATGTCATGCAGCTCGGTGGCGATCTCGCGCAGTGGTTTTCGGACAACGCCGACCGCTATCATCTGGGTCTGATGGCCGGTTATGCCAACCAGAAAGCGCGCGCCGAAAACCAGCGTAACGGTAACCGTGCCGACAGCCGCGTCAGCGGTTACAGCGTCGGCCTGTACGGCACCTGGCTGCAGGACAACGCTACGCACGAAGGCGCGTATGTCGATACCTGGGCGCAGTACAGCTGGTTTGATAACACGGTGTCCGGGCGTGGCGTCGAATCTGAAGAGTATGATTCTAAAGGCTTCACCGCGTCTGTTGAATCCGGCTACACCTGGAAACTGGCCGAACTCAGTGAGCGCAACGCGCTGTACATCCAGCCCAAAGCCCAGGTTACCTGGATGGGCGTGAAGGCCGATGAGCACAAAGAAGTTAACGGTACCCGCGTGGAAGGCAACGGTGACGGCAACATCCAGACCCGTGTTGGTGTGCGTCTGTTCGGCAAGGGCCACAACAAACTGGATGACGGCAAAGGCCGCACCTTCCAGCCGTTTGTGGAAGCCAACTGGATCCACAACACCAAAGATTTTGGCGTCGCAATGAACGGTGAAAACGTGAATCTGAAGGGCACCCGCAATATTGGCGAACTGAAAGCCGGTGTTGAAGGTCAGTTGACGAAGAACGTTGCCCTGTGGGGTAACATCGGTCAGCAGATCGGTGATAAAGGTTACAGCGATACCTCCGCGATGGTAGGTATTAAGGCCTCATTCTGA
- the narI gene encoding respiratory nitrate reductase subunit gamma produces the protein MIQFLNVFFYDIYPYLCGTVFILGSWLRYDYGQYTWRASSSQMLDKRGMVLWSNLFHIGILGIFFGHLFGMLTPHWMYAWFLPVAVKQQMAMIAGGICGVLTLVGGAGLLVRRLTNSRVRATSSTADILILCILLIQCILGLSTIPFSAQHPDGSEMLKLVEWAQSVVTFRGGASAHLDGVAFIFRVHLVLGMTIFLIFPFTRLVHVWSAPFEYFSRRYQIVRSRR, from the coding sequence ATGATACAGTTCCTGAACGTCTTTTTTTACGACATCTACCCCTATCTCTGCGGGACGGTGTTTATCCTTGGCAGTTGGCTGCGCTATGACTACGGGCAGTACACCTGGCGGGCGTCCTCCAGTCAGATGCTGGACAAGCGCGGGATGGTTCTGTGGTCGAATCTGTTCCACATCGGCATTCTGGGGATCTTCTTTGGTCACCTGTTCGGGATGTTAACCCCACACTGGATGTACGCCTGGTTCCTGCCGGTTGCGGTGAAACAACAGATGGCAATGATTGCCGGCGGGATCTGCGGCGTACTGACGCTGGTCGGCGGTGCGGGATTGCTGGTGCGTCGTCTGACTAACTCTCGCGTCCGGGCCACCTCATCCACGGCAGATATCCTGATTCTCTGCATTCTGCTGATTCAGTGCATTCTGGGCTTAAGCACAATACCCTTCTCCGCACAGCACCCGGACGGCAGTGAAATGCTGAAACTGGTGGAATGGGCACAGTCGGTTGTCACCTTCCGTGGCGGCGCCTCAGCCCACCTCGACGGCGTGGCGTTTATCTTCCGCGTGCATCTGGTGCTGGGAATGACCATCTTCCTGATCTTCCCGTTCACCCGTCTGGTTCACGTCTGGAGCGCGCCATTTGAGTACTTCAGTCGTCGCTACCAGATCGTTCGTTCTCGTCGCTAG
- the narW gene encoding nitrate reductase molybdenum cofactor assembly chaperone — translation MQILKVIGLLMEYPDELLWECKDDALALVRHEAPMLNDFTDALLSAPLLDKQAEWCEVFDRGRATSLLLFEHVHAESRDRGQAMVDLLAQYEKVGLQLDCRELPDHLPLYLEYLSVLPEAEAREGLQNVAPILALLGGRLKQRDTPWYQLFDALLFLAGSPLSSDSVTKQVDTEARDDTRQALDAVWEEEQVKFIEDNATACDSSPLQQYQRRFSQDVAPQYVDVSAGGPK, via the coding sequence ATGCAAATCCTCAAGGTGATTGGCCTGCTGATGGAGTATCCGGATGAGCTGCTGTGGGAGTGTAAAGATGACGCGCTGGCGCTGGTGAGACACGAGGCACCGATGCTCAACGACTTCACCGACGCCCTGCTCAGCGCGCCGTTGCTCGATAAACAGGCCGAATGGTGCGAAGTGTTTGACCGTGGGCGCGCCACCTCGCTGCTGCTGTTCGAGCACGTGCATGCGGAATCGCGCGATCGCGGCCAGGCGATGGTCGATTTGCTGGCGCAGTACGAGAAGGTCGGGCTACAGCTTGATTGTCGCGAACTGCCGGACCATCTGCCGCTGTATCTGGAATACCTGAGCGTACTGCCGGAAGCGGAAGCGCGCGAAGGTTTGCAGAACGTTGCGCCGATTCTGGCCCTGCTGGGCGGACGCTTAAAGCAGCGCGACACGCCGTGGTATCAACTGTTCGATGCCCTGCTTTTCCTGGCGGGCAGTCCGCTGTCGAGTGACAGCGTCACAAAACAGGTAGACACCGAGGCCCGTGACGATACCCGCCAGGCGCTGGATGCCGTCTGGGAAGAGGAACAGGTGAAATTTATCGAAGATAACGCCACGGCCTGTGACAGTTCGCCGTTACAGCAATATCAACGACGCTTTAGCCAGGACGTGGCGCCGCAGTACGTCGACGTCAGCGCGGGAGGCCCGAAATGA